From a single Lolium rigidum isolate FL_2022 chromosome 7, APGP_CSIRO_Lrig_0.1, whole genome shotgun sequence genomic region:
- the LOC124671306 gene encoding BTB/POZ and MATH domain-containing protein 1-like — protein sequence MGNSALFHGRIRSETSSTCSTETVTAAHNFEVRDYPLLQGVGVSNAVSSSVFRVGGYDWKIEFYPNGLANGKSSYAGCFLNCVSPANDVRALFSLNMLKKSDGEEQVTHYDGVQHTFPPGGTAWGYRKFVPKWKLISLLDVNNGCFTIRCVVTVIHQPRTVRRRKLILATQPTLRESLEHMLKAGEGADVTFGVGDQLFNAHRCVLAARSPVFKAELIGPMKEAATRCIKVDDMEPETLEALLHFIYTDDMLDDDDDEEKTDRLQHLLVAADRYGVDRLRAICEEKLYEGIAVETVATTLLLAEQQHCKDLKEACIEFMTSRDMLGAVMATNGFKQLVANCPLLMEDILKEVSGAPRV from the exons ATGGGCAACAGCGCACTTTTTCATGGCCGGATCCGATCGGAGACGTCGTCGACATGCTCCACGGAGACCGTCACCGCGGCCCACAATTTTGAGGTGCGCGACTACCCGCTGCTCCAGGGCGTCGGCGTCAGCAATGCTGTCAGCTCCAGCGTGTTCAGGGTCGGCGGCTACGACTGGAAGATCGAGTTCTACCCTAATGGCCTGGCGAATGGCAAATCAAGTTATGCAGGCTGCTTCCTGAATTGCGTCAGCCCGGCGAACGACGTGAGGGCACTGTTCTCGTTAAACATGCTGAAGAAATCGGACGGCGAGGAACAAGTAACCCACTACGATGGTGTACAGCACACTTTTCCTCCTGGAGGCACTGCTTGGGGCTACCGCAAATTCGTCCCCAAGTGGAAGCTTATATCTCTGTTGGATGTCAACAATGGCTGCTTCACGATAAGATGCGTTGTCACGGTCATACATCAGCCTCGCACGGTGCGCAGGAGGAAGCTGATCTTGGCGACGCAGCCAACTCTGCGGGAGAGTCTCGAGCACATGCTCAAGGCCGGAGAAGGAGCAGATGTGACATTCGGTGTCGGTGACCAGCTGTTCAATGCCCATAGATGTGTACTGGCTGCACGCTCTCCGGTTTTTAAGGCGGAGCTCATCGGACCGATGAAGGAGGCAGCGACACGGTGCATCAAGGTCGACGACATGGAGCCCGAGACCTTGGAGGCGCTTCTGCACTTCATATACACGGACGATATgctagatgacgacgacgatgaagaaaaAACTGACAGACTGCAGCACTTGCTAGTTGCCGCGGACAGGTACGGAGTGGATAGGTTAAGGGCCATCTGCGAAGAGAAACTATATGAGGGCATTGCTGTGGAGACGGTTGCCACCACATTGCTTTTGGCGGAGCAACAACACTGCAAGGATCTTAAGGAAGCTTGTATCGAGTTta tgacTTCACGGGACATGCTAGGGGCTGTCATGGCCACCAATGGATTCAAGCAACTTGTGGCAAACTGTCCTTTGCTCATGGAGGATATACTAAAGGAGGTGTCTGGAGCGCCTAGAGTGTGA
- the LOC124678425 gene encoding BTB/POZ and MATH domain-containing protein 2-like — protein sequence MASNSSPVVPNHVQLLPEMSSICFTESFTATHNFKLVNYPMLDGMGVGKCVRSCEFSVGGYKWAITFYPDGSDEVNCASSASAFLLCVSQVKEDVRTKFSLNMLGVDGKVQVTNLGVLDHTFTPATFDWGYQKFVDKSKLKPSLNVESGYLIRCVLTVMKEPRTEVKRNRFNVPQPNLQDHLQQMWKDGQGADLTFSVGGQMFNAHRYLLAARSPVFKAQLFGPMKAKATQTQSIKIDDMEPSIFEDLLHFVYTDSLPEDEHYKEGRMAKFQHLLVAADRYGLERLRLLCESKLWEGIDVETVATTLVLAEQHHCNDLKEACVEFMAPRNVLQVVMATDGFKHLVESCPMVMKELLDMVSRSG from the coding sequence ATGGCCAGCAACTCCAGCCCTGTAGTCCCTAACCATGTCCAGCTCCTACCTGAGATGTCGTCCATATGCTTTACAGAGAGCTTCACTGCCACCCACAATTTCAAGCTGGTGAATTATCCGATGCTTGATGGCATGGGTGTTGGCAAGTGTGTCAGGTCCTGTGAATTCAGTGTCGGTGGCTACAAGTGGGCTATCACGTTCTACCCAGATGGCAGCGACGAGGTCAACTGTGCTAGTAGCGCCTCAGCATTTTTGCTATGTGTCAGCCAGGTGAAGGAGGATGTGAGAACCAAGTTCAGCTTGAACATGTTGGGGGTAGATGGCAAAGTACAGGTAACCAACCTCGGTGTGCTAGATCATACTTTTACACCGGCAACATTTGATTGGGGCTATCAAAAATTCGTTGACAAATCAAAGCTGAAACCATCATTGAACGTGGAAAGTGGATACTTGATACGATGTGTTCTCACCGTGATGAAAGAACCTCGAACGGAGGTTAAGAGGAACCGTTTCAATGTACCACAGCCGAATCTGCAAGATCACCTCCAGCAGATGTGGAAGGATGGGCAAGGAGCGGACCTGACATTTAGTGTGGGTGGTCAAATGTTCAATGCCCACAGATATTTGTTGGCTGCTCGGTCTCCTGTTTTCAAGGCACAATTATTTGGCCCAATGAAGGCGAAGGCAACACAGACACAGAGCATCAAGATTGACGACATGGAGCCGTCAATATTCGAGGACCTTCTTCATTTTGTGTACACTGATTCTTTGCCAGAGGACGAGCACTACAAGGAAGGCAGGATGGCAAAATTTCAGCACTTGCTAGTCGCCGCAGATCGATATGGACTAGAGAGATTAAGGCTGCTTTGTGAAAGCAAGCTATGGGAGGGCATAGATGTGGAGACGGTTGCAACAACATTGGTTTTAGCAGAGCAACACCATTGCAATGATCTCAAAGAAGCTTGTGTTGAGTTTATGGCTCCACGGAATGTGCTACAAGTTGTCATGGCAACCGATGGATTCAAACATTTGGTAGAAAGCTGTCCTATGGTCATGAAGGAGTTATTGGACATGGTTTCCCGTAGTGGCTAG